The following proteins come from a genomic window of Pseudomonas sp. WJP1:
- a CDS encoding SDR family oxidoreductase: MIELSTPPGSNGRVALVTGAARGIGLGIAAWLISEGWQVVLTDLDRERGSKVAKVLGDNAWFIAMDVSNEGQVALGVAEVLGQFGRLDALVCNAAVADPHNITLESLDLAYWNRVLAVNLSGPMLLAKHCAPYLRAHSGAIVNLASTRAGQSEPDTEAYAASKGGLLALTHALAISLGPEIRVNAVSPGWIDARDPSVRRAEPLTDADHAQHPAGRVGTVEDVAAMVAWLLSKNAGFVTGQEFVVDGGMTKKMIYSE, from the coding sequence GTGATCGAGTTGTCCACGCCACCGGGTTCCAATGGCCGCGTTGCACTGGTGACCGGTGCGGCGCGGGGCATTGGCCTGGGTATTGCGGCCTGGTTGATCAGCGAAGGCTGGCAAGTGGTGCTGACGGACCTCGATCGCGAGCGTGGTTCGAAGGTGGCGAAGGTGCTTGGCGACAATGCCTGGTTCATCGCCATGGACGTTTCGAACGAAGGGCAGGTGGCGCTGGGTGTTGCCGAGGTGCTGGGACAGTTCGGGCGCCTGGATGCGCTGGTGTGCAATGCGGCGGTTGCCGATCCGCACAACATCACCCTGGAAAGCCTCGACCTGGCCTACTGGAACCGGGTGCTGGCGGTGAACCTCAGTGGGCCGATGCTGTTGGCCAAGCACTGCGCGCCTTACCTGCGGGCCCATAGCGGGGCGATCGTCAACCTGGCCTCGACCCGCGCCGGGCAGTCGGAACCCGACACCGAGGCCTATGCCGCGAGCAAGGGCGGTCTGCTGGCCTTGACTCACGCGCTGGCTATCAGCCTTGGCCCGGAGATCCGGGTCAATGCGGTCAGTCCCGGCTGGATCGATGCGCGGGACCCTTCCGTGCGTCGCGCCGAGCCGCTGACCGATGCCGACCATGCCCAGCATCCGGCGGGCAGGGTAGGGACGGTCGAGGACGTGGCGGCGATGGTGGCGTGGCTGCTGTCGAAGAATGCTGGCTTCGTCACGGGGCAGGAGTTCGTGGTCGATGGCGGCATGACCAAGAAGATGATCTACAGCGAGTAG
- a CDS encoding O-succinylhomoserine sulfhydrylase, which yields MSQDWDAGRLDSDLEGVAFDTLAVRAGQHRTPEGEHGDPMFFTSSYVFRTAADAAARFAGEVPGNVYSRYTNPTVRAFEERIAALESAEQAVATATGMAAIMAVVMSLCSAGDHVLVSRSVFGSTISLFEKYFKRFGVEVDYVPLADLSGWDAAIKANTKLLFVESPSNPLAELVDITELAKIAHAKGAMLVVDNCFCTPALQQPLKMGADIVVHSATKFIDGQGRCMGGVVAGRSEQMKEVVGFLRTAGPTLSPFNAWIFLKGLETLNLRMKAHCANAQQLAEWLEQQDGIEKVHYAGLKSHPQHELALRQQKGFGAVVSFEVKGGKEGAWRFIDATRLISITANLGDSKTTITHPSTTSHGRLAPQEREAAGIRDSLIRIAVGLEDVADLQADLARGLAAL from the coding sequence ATGAGTCAGGATTGGGATGCCGGTCGGTTGGACAGCGACCTCGAAGGCGTAGCGTTCGATACCCTGGCCGTACGTGCCGGTCAGCACCGTACGCCGGAAGGCGAACACGGTGATCCGATGTTCTTTACTTCCAGCTACGTATTCCGCACCGCCGCCGACGCGGCTGCGCGTTTTGCCGGGGAAGTGCCGGGTAACGTCTACTCGCGCTACACCAACCCCACCGTGCGCGCCTTCGAGGAGCGCATTGCCGCCCTGGAAAGCGCTGAGCAAGCCGTGGCCACCGCCACCGGCATGGCCGCGATCATGGCGGTGGTGATGAGCCTGTGCAGTGCCGGCGATCACGTGCTGGTGTCGCGTAGCGTATTCGGCTCGACCATCAGCCTGTTCGAGAAGTACTTCAAGCGTTTTGGCGTCGAAGTCGACTACGTGCCCCTGGCGGACCTGTCCGGCTGGGATGCGGCGATCAAGGCCAACACCAAATTGCTGTTCGTCGAATCGCCGTCCAACCCGCTGGCCGAGCTGGTGGACATCACCGAGCTGGCGAAAATCGCTCACGCCAAGGGCGCGATGCTGGTGGTCGACAACTGCTTCTGCACCCCGGCGCTGCAACAGCCGCTGAAAATGGGCGCGGACATCGTCGTGCACTCGGCAACCAAGTTCATCGATGGCCAGGGCCGTTGCATGGGGGGTGTCGTGGCCGGGCGCAGCGAGCAGATGAAAGAAGTGGTCGGCTTCCTGCGCACCGCTGGGCCGACCTTGAGCCCGTTCAACGCTTGGATCTTCCTCAAGGGCCTGGAAACCCTCAACCTGCGGATGAAGGCCCATTGCGCCAACGCCCAGCAACTGGCCGAATGGCTGGAGCAGCAGGACGGCATCGAGAAAGTCCATTACGCCGGCCTCAAGAGCCATCCACAGCACGAGCTGGCCCTGCGTCAGCAGAAGGGCTTCGGTGCGGTAGTGAGCTTCGAGGTCAAGGGCGGCAAAGAGGGCGCCTGGCGCTTCATCGATGCGACCCGCCTGATTTCGATCACGGCCAACCTGGGCGACAGCAAGACCACCATCACCCACCCGAGCACCACCTCCCACGGCCGCCTGGCGCCGCAGGAGCGTGAGGCCGCGGGCATTCGTGACAGCCTGATCCGCATTGCGGTCGGCCTGGAAGACGTGGCAGACCTGCAAGCCGACCTGGCGCGCGGGTTGGCTGCCTTGTGA